The genomic region TCCACCCAGATCGTGGAGTGAAGGTACGGCGCCGACTGCAGGCTGTACGAACCGACGCCCTCTACGATCAGCGGTCCGCCGGGACTGATCGTGTGGGTCTCGGCGAATTCCCCCGTGTACCAGTCGTATCTGCGCCAGATTGCCGGGCGGGACTCCGACAGTGGGCGCAGTATCCAATCGACGAGGTACTGGGCACCCTGCTCCAAGCCCGTCCAGCCCGGATAGATGTCGTCCATGTGAAACACGTCGGCCCCGGACTGGGCTGCGATGCACGCAGCCAACGTCGTCTTCCCAGCTCCGGACGAACCGTCGATGGCCAGTACGAAATCCGGTCGGCCAGAGGGGCCATGTACAGCGCCCGCGATCCGTACGGCGGACTCGTGCATCTCCCGGGAGATGCACGCGCAGCCTCTGAGGTGCACGCTTGCCAGCGGTTCCATAGCACTCGACAAGATCCACCTCTTCACCGCGGCCGCCCGGTGGCACCAACGTCCCACAGGGGCCCAGTGTGTTCAAGACGATCCTGATCGACGGCGTAGTGAACGGGCGCCGCTGATGGCAGCAGTGAAGCAGGCGAACAGCTCGACCCGGTCCGCTGGCCGGGAGCCCCGCAGCACCCGTAGAAACCCACAGGTCAACGCTACGAGACGGGCGGTTGCACAAACCGCAGCCGCGATGATCAGCAACAGATTCCACGTATCCACGATCTTGCCCTCCAAGCTGCACCCGACTCCCCGCCCTCAATCTGCCGCTGTCCCACCATCCGCACGCGGCTTGGGACAGCCCCGGATGGCCCAGATATCCGGTGCTGTCGCCGGGACGTGTCAGGATGCCCCGGGCAGCTCACGGATGCCGCCGCTCGGGGCAGTTATCGGGAGAGTGCAGGCGAAGCGGGAGTCACTGCCTTCTCACCGCTTCGACCAACCCCCCGGCACTTGTGCGGCGACAGCCCAGCATCTCGGCGGTCAGAGCCCCATGTTGGGATGTTTCGGAACGCCCTGACCGCGTAGCCCGATACCTATCCGGGGAAGAGCTAATGCGGAACAGGTGCAGGGCAGAGACCGGGGGACGTGGCCAATGGGGGACATGCACCGCACGAGAATGCTGATGTCGTTCATGGACGACCTCTGCGCCATGAAGCGCCTGGCTGGCCTTTCGTACGAGCGCATCGAGCAACTGTCGCAGCGGCAGTTCCACGAGGGAAGGCGGCTTAATTCCCTCGGCTCGACAGGCATGCAGGTGCTTGCTCGCACCACCACTCACCGTATGCTCAAGAACGGCGATGTATCTGTCGCCGACCGTCCCCGCGTCATGACGTTCGTCGCGGTCTGCCTGAAGGCCGCCGATGAGCGAGGCGTCGCATTGCCCGCTGACTGGAGGGACGCAGACCGGTGGGCCCGCAGGTGGTCGATGCTGGTCTCAGAGTCCCTGTCGAAGACCGCCCGCCCCATCGCCAATTGCTGGGGCGACGAACAAGACGACGACGGCTCAGGGGAGGGCGACGCTGCAGGACTGGTGCGGCTGGCCCCAGTGGAGCAACTCTGGCCCGCCCGCAACCCGGAGATCGGGGAGCTGGCCACGGCGATCCGGCATCTGGGACGCTCGGGCCGTCCGGAGGCGGCCGCCTCGCAAGCCAACGAGCTCGTCCAGCGCTGCGCCCAGCGGCTCGGCGGTGACCATCTAGGCACGCTCGCCGCTCGGCAGGCCGCGGCTTACTGGGCCGGGGAGGCGGGTCGAATGAGGGAAGCGGTCCGGCTGACCAAAGCCGTTCGTGAAGACTCCCGCCAGATGCTCGGCCCCGACTCGCCTTACACACGTCTGACTGAGCGGCGGCTCGTCTACTGGGTAGGCACCGCCGGCGACTGGACTGGCGCCTGGCACCACGCCAACAGGCTGCTCACTCGTTGGGAAGGCGATCCGGCTGTGGACGCGCTGGACCTCAGCCTGGCCCGGATCGACGCGCTGTACGCGGCCGCCCAAGTCAGGGGCTGGAACTCCGCGGTCCACTACCTCCGTCATGAGATCCCCGGTCTGTCTGAGCTGTTGGGCCCGCACCACCCGATAGTTCTGTGGGTGCGAGCCAGCGTCGTCGAGGGCCTGATCCGCTGCGGTGAGACGGCGGAGGCTACTGACTGCGCCGTCAATCTGGTGGAGGACACCGAAGGGCGGTTCGGCGCAGATCACCAGCGGGTGCTGTGGGCCCGGGCGGCGCTAATTTCCGTGCTGCGCGGGTCGAAGCGCTTGTCAGAGATGGTCGACATCGCCCGCGTCAATGCAGCGGAGGCTGACCGCATTCTCGGGTACCTGCACCCCGAAGCAGTGAAGATCAAACTCACGTATGTCGAATCGCTACACGACGAGGGCGCTGTCACCGAGGCTCAGGAAATCGGTCACGAACTCCTGGCGACGGCGAACGCTTCCATGGGTTGGGACAGCCTCAGCATGCTGCGCATCCGGCTCGCCCTGTTGAAGACCGGCGATACGGACGTCGGCGGCAGCCGTCCGGTCGTGGATGCCACCCCTGAGAGCTTGTATGCGGACGCCCGTCGACTGCTTGGACCGGACCACGAAGTGACGCTCAGGGCCCGCCTGTTATACGTGTCCCGCGGTAGCCCGCGAGATCGCGATCAGCGTCTCGCCGAACTAACCGAGGATTGTGTCCGGGTGCTCGGCATCGGTCACCCGCTCACCGCGGAGGTACAGATGGCTCTCGAGACCGCGCCCGACGTCCCCTGAGGCCAGGAGTTCGACCCGACTGGAAGTTGCTGCTCGATGCGTCAGACCGCACTCACACCAGTCGGGCCCGCAGGGTCGCGCGCTCGGAGTGGGCGACGACGACCTTGACCTCATCCGTAGGCGACCAGTATTTCGAGGGTGATCGTTGACGGCACCGGGTTTATCGCCTGCGATTGCGCGGGTTGTCTGCTCGGCGCCGGGCAGCGCGAAGGACGCCCCATTCGGCGAACGGGCGGAAACACCACGCACTGCCCGAGCACGAGGACGACTGCACGTGGGACAGTTGCTCCGAACTTCTCTTCCAAGACCACGACGTCCCGATGCTCTTCGGCGCATCCCTTACCGGCATCGAGGACCCAGACAGCCCGACGAACCAGGGCCTGGGAATGGAAGACCTCCGCCTGCTCGCCTGGTTCGACACCCTTCAACAAGAGGGAGGCCCGAAACCCACGCCGAGGCTTCCGCCGCTGACCTTGCCCCCACGCCCGACCATGCCCCGGTCACCTCATACCCGGGGCTCAGGCCCACTTCATCCCGGCGTCACTGAGCTCCCGCACCCGCTCAGGGGCCAGGCGCTGTTTACGTGCACGGCAATTGGCGATGAACACTCCCAGCGCACGGTCGTCGCCGTCCACGGTCTCCACGTGCTGGCGAGGGACGTTCAGGTCCCCTTCCCGCTGCTGGTACTGGCGGGCTGCGGCGAGGTTGTCGGCCCACATCTGCGCCCGCGTCCTGCCCGGGGCAGGGCCTGTCTGAGGCTGCCCCTCGCCCGGCGCCAAGTGCAGTACCTCGGTGAGCAGCCACTGCTGCGCGGGCAGCAAGCCGTCCCATACGGCAACAGTGCGCTGGGCGCCGGCCCAGCGCCCGAGGTCCTCGCCCTGGACGACGAGCTCCCCGGGCTCAGTGGGCAGTTTCCCGCCGCCGTTCACATGGGCGCGGGCGAGGTAAAAGCACCGCTGCCAGGCGATGTCCCAGACCGGGCACCAAGCGGGATCGATCGCCTCCAGTTCCCGCCACCGCCGCGCTCCGTCACGCTTTCCCGATGCCCGGCCCCCGTCGGGACCGTTCTGCACCGCTCGTTCTCGTCGTGCGGCGGCACGCTGGTCACGCAGCCAGATCCCCACGGGGTAGCCCTGCCAGGTTGCCTCGGCGGGGGCAAGGAGGTGCCCGTGCTCCGCCGCCCAGCGGCGTGCGGCGTCCAGGCCTTCGGAGAAGGCCACCTCGCGGTGGGACCACACCATTCCGGCTGCGTCCAGTTCCCTCACCCGTTCCTCGGCCAGGGTGCCCTGACGGTAGGCGATGCGCTGTTTGGCGATCCATACCCCCAGTGCGAAGCCGTCGGGGGCGGTATACCCGTATGGGATCCGCAGGTGCCCGTGATCGGCGGCGTAGGCGGTCGCGGCCTGCAGCCCCCGCCGCCAGTACTCGCCCTCGGGCCGCAGCACACGCGCCCGGATGAACGCCGCCAACTGCACCGGGTCCCGGGCCGTGGAGAACTGCAACAGCCCCTGCGCCGCCCCACTGACCACCCCACCCGCCGTCCCGCCCGTGACCGAGGGAGCCTGCCGGCCGGGGGCCTGGGGGACGGCGAGCTGCTCGACGGCCTCGGCATCGTGCGCGCGCAGCGCGGTCAGCACCTTCACCAGATGCGTGTACGACCGCGAGGCCAGCATCTCGTCCGGCTCCTCACCCGGCTCCAGGAAAACCGGCACCACCAGCGAGGCCACCTTGCCCTCCCCAGGCTGCATCCGCAGCGCCCGGCCCACGGCCTGCACCACATCAGGCGTCGAGCCCCGCGCATCCACGAACACCACCGCATCACACGCCGCGGTATCGACCCCCTCGCCGAGCACACGCGCCGACGACAGCACGCACAACTCCATCACGGCATCCTTCACCACCCCAGCGGAAAAGGTCTCCAGCACCTGCCGCCGGTGCACCGCCCGATGCTCCCCGCACAGCCAGTCCGCCCACACCGCCCCCGGCTCCACGAACGAGGCCGCATCGGCCTCCCACAGCGACGCGGCCACCCGCCCCAGCCCGCCGGCGAAAGCCTCCGCCTCACTCGTACGATGATGAAACGTCAGCACCCGCCGCAACCGGTGCTCCGCAGCAGTCTTCAAAACCGCCGTCTGCAAGGCCGCCAACCGCACCCCCCGCACCTCATCCG from Streptomyces chartreusis NRRL 3882 harbors:
- a CDS encoding phosphoribulokinase, with the translated sequence MDDIYPGWTGLEQGAQYLVDWILRPLSESRPAIWRRYDWYTGEFAETHTISPGGPLIVEGVGSYSLQSAPYLHSTIWVEANTPQRRARVESRDGLSTAQMWPLWAAQEETFHRKHRTREAADFLIQNP
- a CDS encoding DEAD/DEAH box helicase — encoded protein: MPRKQRLRPHQVEAVDAVVRALGSPMSRGLADTAVRAQVIAPPGAGKSLIAVYAAQGLRAEQVLVLVPTLDLLGQMVGVWRAGGRGGRLFGVCSEREQAAVGVRCTTDVNELAGWLAHEGRVTVFATYAAAGLGVLERAHAAGVGRWDLMVVDEAHRTAGVLGKPWAVVHDDRRLPAVRRLYMTATPRLWEVPGVEGAPTDGAGRLVASMDDEEIFGPVVYRLTMSEAIERGLIAQYQVVCVDIADSQLSAVQLVGAQAYTDEVRGVRLAALQTAVLKTAAEHRLRRVLTFHHRTSEAEAFAGGLGRVAASLWEADAASFVEPGAVWADWLCGEHRAVHRRQVLETFSAGVVKDAVMELCVLSSARVLGEGVDTAACDAVVFVDARGSTPDVVQAVGRALRMQPGEGKVASLVVPVFLEPGEEPDEMLASRSYTHLVKVLTALRAHDAEAVEQLAVPQAPGRQAPSVTGGTAGGVVSGAAQGLLQFSTARDPVQLAAFIRARVLRPEGEYWRRGLQAATAYAADHGHLRIPYGYTAPDGFALGVWIAKQRIAYRQGTLAEERVRELDAAGMVWSHREVAFSEGLDAARRWAAEHGHLLAPAEATWQGYPVGIWLRDQRAAARRERAVQNGPDGGRASGKRDGARRWRELEAIDPAWCPVWDIAWQRCFYLARAHVNGGGKLPTEPGELVVQGEDLGRWAGAQRTVAVWDGLLPAQQWLLTEVLHLAPGEGQPQTGPAPGRTRAQMWADNLAAARQYQQREGDLNVPRQHVETVDGDDRALGVFIANCRARKQRLAPERVRELSDAGMKWA